The following proteins are encoded in a genomic region of Primulina huaijiensis isolate GDHJ02 chromosome 3, ASM1229523v2, whole genome shotgun sequence:
- the LOC140974199 gene encoding rab escort protein 1-like isoform X1, whose product MEEETTSYPPIEPSTFDLIITGTGLPESIIAAAASAAGKTVLHLDTNPFYGAHYASLPLNDFVTFLQSHSKPSRVPDSDGSIPLVTRSLYSSLEISSHSEEPLKNARRFNLDLAAPRVFLCSDSMIDLILKTGINQYMEFKSVDASFVGDVDGGLLNVPDSRSAIFKDRSLSITEKNRLMKFFKLVQAHFSEESEEDRISEEDLESPFVEFLSKIGLSQKLKSFSSRFILFALVNANYDQDNIEVCKDVVNTKSGISRLALHHSSIGRFSNANGAMIYPIYGQGELPQAFCRRAAVKGCIYVLRMPIVSVLMDEEDGTYRGVTLFSGQKLFSSRLILAPSFTIPSPSIPSSAQASNSRDAGHIDAKEKVARGICIANNSIRSEVSNCLVFFPPRSLYPEQIASVRVFQLSSNVAVCPAGMFVTYLSAMSVDAVEGKKLLNAAINALFSIPLSGNSKSCGIDNSSENIEVKPSLLWSALYMQELTKFPGALDSISNTPMPDEHLDYNHLLDASKKLFQEIYPGEEFLAATSLSDKHPNYAVSELDS is encoded by the exons ATGGAGGAAGAAACGACCTCGTATCCACCCATTGAACCTTCCACTTTTGACCTCATAATCACCGGCACAGGTCTCCCTGAATCAATCATCGCCGCCGCCGCTTCAGCAGCCGGAAAAACCGTCCTACACCTCGATACTAACCCCTTCTACGGCGCACACTACGCCTCTCTTCCCCTAAACGATTTCGTAACCTTCCTCCAATCCCATTCGAAACCCTCCAGAGTCCCTGATAGTGATGGCTCCATCCCTCTCGTCACTCGGTCTCTCTACTCCTCCCTGGAAATCAGCTCCCACTCCGAAGAACCTCTCAAAAATGCCAGGAGATTCAACCTCGATTTGGCGGCTCCTCGCGTTTTTCTCTGTTCTGATTCCATGATCGATTTGATCCTCAAAACGGGCATTAATCAGTACATGGAGTTCAAGAGCGTAGACGCCAGTTTTGTAGGCGATGTAGACGGGGGATTATTGAATGTGCCCGATTCTCGGAGCGCCATATTCAAAGACCGCAGCTTGTCCATAACCGAGAAGAATCGGTTGATGAAGTTCTTTAAGCTCGTGCAGGCTCATTTTTCGGAGGAAAGCGAGGAGGACCGGATATCCGAAGAGGATTTGGAGAGTCCCTTTGTCGAGTTCTTGAGCAAAATTGGGTTGTCGCAGAAGCTAAAATC TTTTTCCTCCAGGTTTATTTTATTTGCTCTAGTGAATGCAAATTATGATCAGGACAACATTGAAGTATGTAAAGATGTTGTAAATACTAAAAGTGGGATTAGCCGTTTGGCACTCCACCACTCCTCCATTGGCAG GTTTTCTAATGCAAATGGGGCTATGATATACCCCATTTACGGTCAAGGGGAACTTCCTCAAGCTTTTTGTCGTCGTGCTGCTGTAAAGGGTTGCATATAC GTTTTGCGAATGCCCATAGTTTCTGTGCTCATGGATGAg GAAGATGGAACATATAGGGGTGTCACCTTATTTTCTGGTCAGAAGTTATTCAGCTCTCGGTTGATTCTTGCTCCCTCTTTCACAATTCCATCACCATCGATTCCTTCTTCTGCACAGGCATCAAATTCACGTGATGCTGGCCATATAGATGCCAAAGAGAAGGTTGCCCGGGGAATATGCATTGCGAATAACTCAATCAGATCTGAAGTTTCTAATTGTCTTGTGTTCTTCCCTCCCAGAT CATTATACCCTGAACAGATAGCATCTGTCCGTGTATTTCAGTTGAGTAGCAATGTCGCGGTTTGTCCCGCTGGGAT GTTTGTGACTTATCTTTCAGCAATGTCTGTTGATGCTGTGGAAGGGAAGAAGTTATTAAATGCAGCCATAAACGCACTGTTCTCTATTCCTTTATCTGGAAACTCCAAAAGCTGTGGTATTGATAATTCAAGTGAAAATATAGAAGTAAAACCCAGTTTGCTTTGGAGCGCCTTGTATATGCAAGAGCTGACGAAA TTTCCAGGAGCTTTGGATTCCATCAGCAACACACCGATGCCAGACGAACATCTAGATTATAATCATCTTCTGGACGCTTCAAAAAAG TTATTTCAAGAAATATACCCTGGTGAAGAATTCCTTGCAGCCACAAGCTTGTCGGATAAGCATCCGAATTATGCTGTCTCTGAGCTTGATTCATGA
- the LOC140974199 gene encoding rab escort protein 1-like isoform X3: MEEETTSYPPIEPSTFDLIITGTGLPESIIAAAASAAGKTVLHLDTNPFYGAHYASLPLNDFVTFLQSHSKPSRVPDSDGSIPLVTRSLYSSLEISSHSEEPLKNARRFNLDLAAPRVFLCSDSMIDLILKTGINQYMEFKSVDASFVGDVDGGLLNVPDSRSAIFKDRSLSITEKNRLMKFFKLVQAHFSEESEEDRISEEDLESPFVEFLSKIGLSQKLKSFSSRFILFALVNANYDQDNIEVCKDVVNTKSGISRLALHHSSIGRFSNANGAMIYPIYGQGELPQAFCRRAAVKGCIYEDGTYRGVTLFSGQKLFSSRLILAPSFTIPSPSIPSSAQASNSRDAGHIDAKEKVARGICIANNSIRSEVSNCLVFFPPRSLYPEQIASVRVFQLSSNVAVCPAGMFVTYLSAMSVDAVEGKKLLNAAINALFSIPLSGNSKSCGIDNSSENIEVKPSLLWSALYMQELTKFPGALDSISNTPMPDEHLDYNHLLDASKKLFQEIYPGEEFLAATSLSDKHPNYAVSELDS, encoded by the exons ATGGAGGAAGAAACGACCTCGTATCCACCCATTGAACCTTCCACTTTTGACCTCATAATCACCGGCACAGGTCTCCCTGAATCAATCATCGCCGCCGCCGCTTCAGCAGCCGGAAAAACCGTCCTACACCTCGATACTAACCCCTTCTACGGCGCACACTACGCCTCTCTTCCCCTAAACGATTTCGTAACCTTCCTCCAATCCCATTCGAAACCCTCCAGAGTCCCTGATAGTGATGGCTCCATCCCTCTCGTCACTCGGTCTCTCTACTCCTCCCTGGAAATCAGCTCCCACTCCGAAGAACCTCTCAAAAATGCCAGGAGATTCAACCTCGATTTGGCGGCTCCTCGCGTTTTTCTCTGTTCTGATTCCATGATCGATTTGATCCTCAAAACGGGCATTAATCAGTACATGGAGTTCAAGAGCGTAGACGCCAGTTTTGTAGGCGATGTAGACGGGGGATTATTGAATGTGCCCGATTCTCGGAGCGCCATATTCAAAGACCGCAGCTTGTCCATAACCGAGAAGAATCGGTTGATGAAGTTCTTTAAGCTCGTGCAGGCTCATTTTTCGGAGGAAAGCGAGGAGGACCGGATATCCGAAGAGGATTTGGAGAGTCCCTTTGTCGAGTTCTTGAGCAAAATTGGGTTGTCGCAGAAGCTAAAATC TTTTTCCTCCAGGTTTATTTTATTTGCTCTAGTGAATGCAAATTATGATCAGGACAACATTGAAGTATGTAAAGATGTTGTAAATACTAAAAGTGGGATTAGCCGTTTGGCACTCCACCACTCCTCCATTGGCAG GTTTTCTAATGCAAATGGGGCTATGATATACCCCATTTACGGTCAAGGGGAACTTCCTCAAGCTTTTTGTCGTCGTGCTGCTGTAAAGGGTTGCATATAC GAAGATGGAACATATAGGGGTGTCACCTTATTTTCTGGTCAGAAGTTATTCAGCTCTCGGTTGATTCTTGCTCCCTCTTTCACAATTCCATCACCATCGATTCCTTCTTCTGCACAGGCATCAAATTCACGTGATGCTGGCCATATAGATGCCAAAGAGAAGGTTGCCCGGGGAATATGCATTGCGAATAACTCAATCAGATCTGAAGTTTCTAATTGTCTTGTGTTCTTCCCTCCCAGAT CATTATACCCTGAACAGATAGCATCTGTCCGTGTATTTCAGTTGAGTAGCAATGTCGCGGTTTGTCCCGCTGGGAT GTTTGTGACTTATCTTTCAGCAATGTCTGTTGATGCTGTGGAAGGGAAGAAGTTATTAAATGCAGCCATAAACGCACTGTTCTCTATTCCTTTATCTGGAAACTCCAAAAGCTGTGGTATTGATAATTCAAGTGAAAATATAGAAGTAAAACCCAGTTTGCTTTGGAGCGCCTTGTATATGCAAGAGCTGACGAAA TTTCCAGGAGCTTTGGATTCCATCAGCAACACACCGATGCCAGACGAACATCTAGATTATAATCATCTTCTGGACGCTTCAAAAAAG TTATTTCAAGAAATATACCCTGGTGAAGAATTCCTTGCAGCCACAAGCTTGTCGGATAAGCATCCGAATTATGCTGTCTCTGAGCTTGATTCATGA
- the LOC140974199 gene encoding rab escort protein 1-like isoform X2 codes for MEEETTSYPPIEPSTFDLIITGTGLPESIIAAAASAAGKTVLHLDTNPFYGAHYASLPLNDFVTFLQSHSKPSRVPDSDGSIPLVTRSLYSSLEISSHSEEPLKNARRFNLDLAAPRVFLCSDSMIDLILKTGINQYMEFKSVDASFVGDVDGGLLNVPDSRSAIFKDRSLSITEKNRLMKFFKLVQAHFSEESEEDRISEEDLESPFVEFLSKIGLSQKLKSFILFALVNANYDQDNIEVCKDVVNTKSGISRLALHHSSIGRFSNANGAMIYPIYGQGELPQAFCRRAAVKGCIYVLRMPIVSVLMDEEDGTYRGVTLFSGQKLFSSRLILAPSFTIPSPSIPSSAQASNSRDAGHIDAKEKVARGICIANNSIRSEVSNCLVFFPPRSLYPEQIASVRVFQLSSNVAVCPAGMFVTYLSAMSVDAVEGKKLLNAAINALFSIPLSGNSKSCGIDNSSENIEVKPSLLWSALYMQELTKFPGALDSISNTPMPDEHLDYNHLLDASKKLFQEIYPGEEFLAATSLSDKHPNYAVSELDS; via the exons ATGGAGGAAGAAACGACCTCGTATCCACCCATTGAACCTTCCACTTTTGACCTCATAATCACCGGCACAGGTCTCCCTGAATCAATCATCGCCGCCGCCGCTTCAGCAGCCGGAAAAACCGTCCTACACCTCGATACTAACCCCTTCTACGGCGCACACTACGCCTCTCTTCCCCTAAACGATTTCGTAACCTTCCTCCAATCCCATTCGAAACCCTCCAGAGTCCCTGATAGTGATGGCTCCATCCCTCTCGTCACTCGGTCTCTCTACTCCTCCCTGGAAATCAGCTCCCACTCCGAAGAACCTCTCAAAAATGCCAGGAGATTCAACCTCGATTTGGCGGCTCCTCGCGTTTTTCTCTGTTCTGATTCCATGATCGATTTGATCCTCAAAACGGGCATTAATCAGTACATGGAGTTCAAGAGCGTAGACGCCAGTTTTGTAGGCGATGTAGACGGGGGATTATTGAATGTGCCCGATTCTCGGAGCGCCATATTCAAAGACCGCAGCTTGTCCATAACCGAGAAGAATCGGTTGATGAAGTTCTTTAAGCTCGTGCAGGCTCATTTTTCGGAGGAAAGCGAGGAGGACCGGATATCCGAAGAGGATTTGGAGAGTCCCTTTGTCGAGTTCTTGAGCAAAATTGGGTTGTCGCAGAAGCTAAAATC GTTTATTTTATTTGCTCTAGTGAATGCAAATTATGATCAGGACAACATTGAAGTATGTAAAGATGTTGTAAATACTAAAAGTGGGATTAGCCGTTTGGCACTCCACCACTCCTCCATTGGCAG GTTTTCTAATGCAAATGGGGCTATGATATACCCCATTTACGGTCAAGGGGAACTTCCTCAAGCTTTTTGTCGTCGTGCTGCTGTAAAGGGTTGCATATAC GTTTTGCGAATGCCCATAGTTTCTGTGCTCATGGATGAg GAAGATGGAACATATAGGGGTGTCACCTTATTTTCTGGTCAGAAGTTATTCAGCTCTCGGTTGATTCTTGCTCCCTCTTTCACAATTCCATCACCATCGATTCCTTCTTCTGCACAGGCATCAAATTCACGTGATGCTGGCCATATAGATGCCAAAGAGAAGGTTGCCCGGGGAATATGCATTGCGAATAACTCAATCAGATCTGAAGTTTCTAATTGTCTTGTGTTCTTCCCTCCCAGAT CATTATACCCTGAACAGATAGCATCTGTCCGTGTATTTCAGTTGAGTAGCAATGTCGCGGTTTGTCCCGCTGGGAT GTTTGTGACTTATCTTTCAGCAATGTCTGTTGATGCTGTGGAAGGGAAGAAGTTATTAAATGCAGCCATAAACGCACTGTTCTCTATTCCTTTATCTGGAAACTCCAAAAGCTGTGGTATTGATAATTCAAGTGAAAATATAGAAGTAAAACCCAGTTTGCTTTGGAGCGCCTTGTATATGCAAGAGCTGACGAAA TTTCCAGGAGCTTTGGATTCCATCAGCAACACACCGATGCCAGACGAACATCTAGATTATAATCATCTTCTGGACGCTTCAAAAAAG TTATTTCAAGAAATATACCCTGGTGAAGAATTCCTTGCAGCCACAAGCTTGTCGGATAAGCATCCGAATTATGCTGTCTCTGAGCTTGATTCATGA